One window of Cydia fagiglandana chromosome 19, ilCydFagi1.1, whole genome shotgun sequence genomic DNA carries:
- the LOC134674022 gene encoding uncharacterized protein LOC134674022, whose product MISHFIMDSLSCDVYDLELIRLCEEIEENEDLCEAARLVSQLHREASSQIGRGVKRTAAVLETEEFLLKKNRPAAAEPVTSTSPEPVPDVIVSTNNNHEIECSVCNKFVSKRYFKNHLNSNLHKNNVLRADIEWVNVQLIENAFKNRVATYRILLNENVHQPFTPESILLGNKDKIFALLDRSLTDHHALKVNFILNADFTQESKQVNNTFDFQLCNNVVDVSSDKDEIFESVVKDILTKLFNFERKDSGWSLVKFNYLDVNVNKFNPLRGSSYIELPRDIQNRKAVINVKNSDHECFRWAVLSGLYPPTSHRSNTTKSYIAHKNKLNFGNLTFPLKVGDIQKFEKMNDISINVFGLEYNSKSKIHDVVGPLHLTKCKKATHLNLLYISKDSKGHYCYIKNLSRLVSKQLSNTQHAAHICDGCLSNFTTRDNLMNHQRNDCFHVCTHLPSEQDKKKNWFNEKVSSNILTFDNYERKLRVPFVIYADFEAFLNPIQTGKINPTTSSTTNIQKHEVYSFGYYIKCSYNDKLSVYRTYKGKNCTQEFMKYMEQDLKAICRRNTFVKTPLPLSNANNVHISQSSTCYICDKNLNEDSVISYNYHTGLYEGVAHKFCFEKYRAPNFVPVFFHNLCNYDSHFIVHGLGLMEGDIELIPENKEKYISFSKNLQINNRTVKLRFVDSLKFMSSSLDKLAKNLLPEQFHELKLNFSCEEDFKRLLRKGVYPYEHMSSYDSLNLTALPSKDDFFSSLSDSHISEEDYDHAKDVWSHFQCKNMGDYSDLYLKTDVLLLTDIFENFRNLCLKTYGLDPAHYYTAPGLSWDAMLRTTKIKLELLTDIDKIAFIAKNIRGGISQCSNRYAKANNIFLSDYNQNIPSSFLMYFDANNLYGWAMSQCLPTGKFEWVNTDTDFNISDDADHGLILEVDLEYPNELHDSHSDLPFCPENVCLGNSKEKKIIPNLNKKTNYVIHYRNLKQCLKNGLKLSKIHRILKFQQFMWLKSYIDLNTHMRSQASSDFEKDFFKLMNNSVFGKTMENVAKRVNVKLLNNWENRGKMQGVQSLIAKPEFHSLSIFSENLVAVQLNKTRIFYNKPIYLGFCVLDVSKTLMYDFHYSYMKTKYPDNLKLLYTDTDSLVYQIFTENYYADIKSDLNLYFDTSDYPPSNKYDLPLINKKRLGFFKDENNGRILKEFVGLRSKMYTLDVEKYDENDEKTEKYGVLSKAKGVNKCVTKKLTLDNYKTCLFNKNLQRAQMLRFKSIKHIIFTQKINKISLSHEDTKRYLLENSSDTLAWGHYKIPQ is encoded by the exons atgatttctcatttcataatggactctttgagctgtgatgtctacgatcttgaacttatcagactctgtgaagaaatagaagaaaatgaagatctatgcgaggctgcccgtcttgtgagccaacttcatcgagaggc atcttctcaaataggacggggagtaaaaaggacagctgcagttttggagactgaagaattcttgttgaagaaaaaccgtccagcagctgctgaacctgtcacatcaacatcacccgaaccagttcccgatgtcattgtgagtacaaataataatcatgaaattgaatgttctgtgtgtaataagtttgtctctaaaagatattttaaaaatcatttaaatagtaatcttcacaaaaataatgttttaagggctgacattgaatgggttaatgttcagttaattgaaaatgcttttaagaatagggtggccacttacagaatactattaaatgaaaatgttcaccaaccatttactcccgaatctattttactaggaaataaagataaaatctttgcattattggatcgttccctcactgatcaccatgctttaaaagtaaactttattttaaatgcggattttactcaagagagcaaacaagtaaataatacatttgatttccaattatgtaacaatgtagttgatgttagcagcgacaaagatgagattttcgagtcagttgttaaagatatattaacaaaattatttaactttgagagaaaagatagtggatggagtttagtaaaatttaactatctagatgtcaatgtaaacaaatttaatccattgcgtggttcttcctatatcgaattaccacgtgatattcagaacagaaaagcagttattaatgtaaaaaatagtgatcatgaatgttttagatgggctgtattgtcaggcttgtatccacctacaagtcatcgttcaaacactacgaaatcgtatatagcgcataaaaataaattaaattttggaaatttaactttcccacttaaagttggagatattcagaaatttgaaaaaatgaatgatataagtataaacgtttttggtcttgaatacaattcgaaaagtaaaatacatgacgtagtaggcccattacacttaacaaagtgcaaaaaagctacccacttgaacttattgtacatatccaaagacagtaaggggcattattgctatatcaaaaatttatctaggttagtatccaaacaattatcaaatacacagcatgccgcacatatttgtgatggttgtttgtcgaactttacaactcgtgacaatttaatgaatcatcaaagaaacgattgtttccatgtttgtacacatttaccttcagaacaggataaaaagaaaaactggttcaatgaaaaggtttcctccaatatacttactttcgataattatgaacgtaaattaagggtaccttttgttatttatgctgatttcgaggcctttctaaacccgattcaaacaggtaaaattaatcctactacatcctcaacaacaaatatacaaaaacatgaggtatatagttttggatactatattaaatgttcttataatgataaattgtcagtgtacagaacatataaaggcaaaaattgcacccaggaatttatgaagtatatggaacaagacttaaaggccatttgtaggagaaatacttttgtaaaaactccattgcctttatctaatgcaaataatgtgcatatttctcagagtagtacatgttatatttgtgataaaaatttaaacgaggattcagtcatttcctataattaccatactggtctttatgaaggagtggcacataaattttgttttgaaaaatacagggcacctaattttgtacctgtatttttccataatttgtgtaactatgatagtcattttatagtgcatgggcttggtttgatggaaggcgacattgaactgattccagagaacaaagagaaatacatttcattttctaagaacttgcaaataaataatcgcacagttaaattgagatttgttgattcacttaaatttatgtccagtagtcttgacaaattggcaaaaaacttgttgcctgaacaatttcatgaattaaaattgaatttttcatgcgaggaggattttaaacgcttattacgaaagggtgtatatccctatgaacacatgtcatcatacgattctttaaacttaacagctcttccctctaaagatgatttctttagttccttgtctgatagtcatatctcagaggaggattatgatcacgcaaaagatgtttggtctcattttcaatgcaaaaatatgggtgattattctgatttatatttaaaaactgatgttttattgttaactgatatatttgaaaattttagaaacctttgtcttaagacgtatggattagaccccgctcattattatactgctccgggattaagttgggatgcaatgttaagaactacaaaaataaaactagaactcctaactgatatcgataaaatagcttttatagcgaaaaatattcgaggtggcatatcacaatgtagtaatagatatgcgaaagctaataatatttttttgtcagattataatcaaaatatcccatcgtcatttcttatgtactttgatgcaaataacctttacgggtgggctatgtctcaatgtcttcctaccggtaaatttgaatgggtaaatacagatactgactttaatatatctgatgacgctgatcatggtttaattttagaagttgatctcgaataccctaacgagttgcatgactctcattcagatttgccattctgtcctgaaaacgtttgtttgggtaattccaaagaaaaaaaaataattcctaatttaaataaaaaaaccaattatgtcattcactatagaaatctaaaacagtgtttaaaaaatggtttgaaattgagtaaaatccatcgcattcttaaatttcagcagtttatgtggttaaaaagttacatagatttgaacacccacatgcgatcacaggcatcatccgattttgaaaaagatttctttaaactaatgaataattcagtgttcggtaagaccatggaaaatgttgcaaaacgtgtaaatgtcaaattattaaataactgggaaaatcgaggaaaaatgcagggggttcaatctttgatagcgaaacccgagttccatagtttatccatattctctgagaatttagtggccgttcagttgaataaaactagaatattttataataaaccgatttatttgggattttgcgtattagatgtatcaaaaactttgatgtatgactttcactacagctacatgaaaaccaaatatccagacaatcttaagcttctttatacagatactgatagcttagtatatcaaattttcacggaaaattattacgcagatataaaatcagaccttaatttatattttgatacatctgactatcctcctagcaataaatatgatttgccgttaattaataaaaagcgattagggtttttcaaagatgaaaataatggtagaattttaaaagaattcgtaggtctgagatctaaaatgtataccttagatgttgaaaaatatgacgagaatgatgagaaaactgaaaaatacggtgttttatcaaaagccaaaggagtcaataaatgtgttacaaaaaaattaactcttgacaattacaaaacgtgtttatttaataaaaatttgcaacgcgctcaaatgctaagatttaagtctataaaacatataatattcactcaaaaaataaataaaatatcattatcgcatgaagatacaaaacgatacttattagaaaactcttctgacactcttgcgtggggtcattataaaataccgcaataa